CCGCGAGGCGCCATCGCGCCTCGCGACCGCCGTGAATCCCCGGCAGCGTGAAATCCGGAACCGGCTCGCCGACCGGAATCATCAGAACGGGCTCAGGTTGGCGAACGCGTCGGGCACGGCGACGTTCGACGCGTCGATCGCCCGCGCCTCCACCCGCCGGTAGGTGAGCACCACGGTGTGTCCGCCCTGTTGCGTGTACACGACCCGCTGCGGCAAGCGGCCCGGCGGCACCGCAGTCCACACCAGCGTGTATGCCGGCGCACGGGCGCGACGGCTTCGACGCTCGACCAAGGTCAGGTGCGCCGGTTCGCCGGACAGCGCATCGTCTTTGAGCGGAATCGTCCGCACGGACAGGTCACGGGGCTGAGGCCCCCATCCTTCCACAAAGGCCCTGGCCGCCAGCGCCGCAGACAAGGCTCCCTCGAAATAGATCCGATCGTCGGGAAACACGCGGTACAGACGCATGCGGCTGAAATCGTAGATCTGGTACTCGGCGTAGCCCGACCGGCCCGGCTCGCTTCCGTACTCCACCCGCGCCCGCGTATCGGCCAAGAGCACGGTAAAGGTCGTCATCGACACCTGGTGGCCTTCGGGCGACAGCACCACTTGCTCGATCTCCGCGAAGACCGCCGGCACGGCCCCGTCCGGCGCGTCCTCCGCGGCGGCGGCCGCCGCCCACAGCACCACCAGCCCGACGCCCAGATACCACGCCTTACGTCGGTGCATGCAGACTGCCGGACCGAAACGGCGACAGATCCAGCGCCACGAAACGAAACCCCAGGGCTTTGAAGACCGCGGCCACGTCGCGACGCACCCGTTCGTCGGCAAAACGGCCGAAGTCCTCGGCCGGCACCTCGATCCGCGCCGTGTCTTCGTGGTGGCGCACCCGAAATTCGCGAAAGCCAAGTTCGCGCAGCGCTGCCTCCGCGCGATCGACCTGAGTGAGTCGTTCGACGGTGATCGTCAATCCGGTGGGAAACCGCGACGACAGGCACGGCGACGCGGGCTGATCCCAGGTTGGCAGTCCCAACTCTCGGCTGATGGCGCGAATCTCCGCCTTGGTCAGGCCCGCGTCCACGAGCGGGCTGCGCACCCCGCGCTCCCTGGCGGCGACGAGCCCGGGACGGTGATCCGAGAGATCGTCCACGTTGGTACCCTCCGCGATGTGCCGCAGACCCAGCCCCTGGGCGAGCGGCTGCAACCGTTCGAACAACTCGTCTTTGCAGTGATAACACCGATCCGCGGGATTGGCGGCGAACAGGGGCCGGCTCATTTGCTCGGACTGCACCCATTCGTGACGAATGCCGATCTGCCGCGCGAGCGCTCTCGCCTGCTCGACCATGTGCGAGGGGTACGTGGG
This Nitrospirota bacterium DNA region includes the following protein-coding sequences:
- the larE gene encoding ATP-dependent sacrificial sulfur transferase LarE, whose protein sequence is MSGSAPANKLRQLQDVVRDLDSVLIAFSGGVDSTLLAKVAQDALGIRAVAATALSPTYPSHMVEQARALARQIGIRHEWVQSEQMSRPLFAANPADRCYHCKDELFERLQPLAQGLGLRHIAEGTNVDDLSDHRPGLVAARERGVRSPLVDAGLTKAEIRAISRELGLPTWDQPASPCLSSRFPTGLTITVERLTQVDRAEAALRELGFREFRVRHHEDTARIEVPAEDFGRFADERVRRDVAAVFKALGFRFVALDLSPFRSGSLHAPT